One segment of Rosa chinensis cultivar Old Blush chromosome 6, RchiOBHm-V2, whole genome shotgun sequence DNA contains the following:
- the LOC112172995 gene encoding protein PLANT CADMIUM RESISTANCE 2: MYPTAPDHEKYAGDHDHHIPGHVPALSPHGAARVYAPPYVVSTVRSARHVGGEWSSGLCHCCDDPANCLITLFCPCITFGQIAEIVDQGSSSCAQKGTCYGILLSTTGLACLYSCFYRSKLRGQYDLEEAPCVDCLVHFCCATCALCQEYRELRSRGFDMGIGWEANLDRQRRGVTQAPIVAPGMTR, from the exons ATGTATCCTACAGCTCCTGACCATGAGAAATATGCAGGTGATCATGATCACCATATTCCAGGTCATGTTCCAGCTTTGAGTCCTCATGGTGCAGCAAGAGTCTATGCTCCTCCATATGTAGTAAGTACGGTGCGGTCTGCTCGTCATGTAGGAGGGGAGTGGTCAAGTGGTCTTTGCCATTGTTGTGATGATCCTGCAAATT GTCTGATCACTTTATTTTGCCCTTGCATCACATTCGGCCAGATAGCTGAGATAGTGGATCAAGGTTCCTCGT CTTGTGCTCAAAAGGGAACTTGTTATGGGATTCTTCTTTCAACTACTGGTCTTGCTTGCTTGTACTCGTGTTTCTATCGGTCGAAGTTGAGAGGTCAGTACGACTTGGAAGAAGCACCTTGTGTGGATTGCCTAGTTCATTTCTGCTGTGCTACTTGTGCACTTTGTCAAGAGTACAGAGAGCTCAGGAGTCGTGGTTTTGATATGGGAATCG GTTGGGAAGCTAACTTGGACAGACAAAGGCGAGGAGTTACTCAAGCTCCGATTGTGGCACCAGGCATGACAAGATAA